The Thiorhodovibrio frisius genome segment GTCAAAGCTGGTCTGGCCAGCACACAGAAGGCCAAACAGACCAAATCCAAGAAGCGCAAACAGCGCCGCCAAGGCGATGATCGCGAAACCGTCGAACGCCGCGAGGCCGTCGCCCGCACCGAGGCCGAAAAAGCCACGCGCGACCGCGAGCTGAATCGTCAGCGCGAGGAAGAAGCCCAGCAGAAAGCCGCACAAAGCGCACTGCGGGAGCTGATCCACCGCCATCGCGTCGCCCGCGCCCATGGTGACCTGGCCTACAATTTTGCCGACGGCGCAGCGCTGAAACGGCTCTATGTCAATGCCGAACAGCACGCGGCCCTGGTCGCTGGCCAACTCGCCATTGTGCGTCAGGATAACTTCTACGAACTGATCCCGGCGGAGACCGCCGCGCGCGTCGCCGAGCGCGATCCTGAACGCATTCTGGTCTGGAACCAGGGCGGCGACTCGGCAGCGGATGACAGCGAATACGCTGACTACCAGGTACCAGATGACCTGATGTGGTAACAGGGGTGTGGCAACAGAAATGGCCACCAATCGCTCATGCCGTTGATCGACACCCACTGTCATCTGGACTTTCCCGCCTTCGATGCGGATCGTGCCGAGGTATCGAGACGCGCCCGCGACCGGGGTGTCCTGAACATGGTGATTCCGGGCGTCACAGCGGCGAACTGGTCGGGCGTGCTGGATATTTGCCAACAGGATAGCCACCAGCAGGACAGCTGCCTCAAGGCCAACGGCAAGCTCTTTCCGGCACTGGGTTTGCACCCGCTGTTTGTCGCAGACCATCAGCCGGCAGATATCGACCGCCTGCGCGAGCGGCTGCGGCAGGACCGCCCCATCGCCATCGGCGAGATTGGGCTTGACTTCGCACACCCAGACAAAGACCCTGATGCCCAGCGCTGGTATTTGGCGCAGCAGCTTGCCCTGGCCCGAGCCTTCAAGCTGCCTGTGCTCTTGCATGTGCGCAAGGCCCATGACGAAGTCATCCAATGCTTGCGCGAGGCCGATGTGCCCGGCGGCATCGCCCATGCATTCAACGGCAGCCTGCAACAAGCACATGCCTACATAGCGCTCGGCTTCAAGCTCGGCTTCGGCGGCATGCTTACCTTCGAGCGCTCACGCAAGCT includes the following:
- a CDS encoding TatD family hydrolase, with amino-acid sequence MPLIDTHCHLDFPAFDADRAEVSRRARDRGVLNMVIPGVTAANWSGVLDICQQDSHQQDSCLKANGKLFPALGLHPLFVADHQPADIDRLRERLRQDRPIAIGEIGLDFAHPDKDPDAQRWYLAQQLALARAFKLPVLLHVRKAHDEVIQCLREADVPGGIAHAFNGSLQQAHAYIALGFKLGFGGMLTFERSRKLRHLARALPLEALVLETDAPDMTVASHQGQRNSPEYLPEVLAALAEVRGAEPDALASATTANARSVLGLTETDALKAHRN
- a CDS encoding DUF2058 domain-containing protein; translated protein: MGNSLQDQLVKAGLASTQKAKQTKSKKRKQRRQGDDRETVERREAVARTEAEKATRDRELNRQREEEAQQKAAQSALRELIHRHRVARAHGDLAYNFADGAALKRLYVNAEQHAALVAGQLAIVRQDNFYELIPAETAARVAERDPERILVWNQGGDSAADDSEYADYQVPDDLMW